The Oligoflexia bacterium DNA window CTTAGACACAGCGGAACATAAGCTTGGGCTGAGACCCGATGTCTCGCGATTTGTTTTAACCGTTGGTTCAACGGCGAATCAAAATGGAACAGCACTTTTTGAAGGCGTGACAGTTCTGTTTTTAGCGCAAGTATACAATATTGATTTAACACTGGCTCAACAGATTCAAGTGGTCTTGATGTCAATTCTTGCAGGCATCGGCACTGCTGGGGTGCCTGGTGGTTCATTACCGCTCATTATGATTTTACTCCAATCTGTCGGCATTCCCGCTGAAGGTATGGGTTTGGTTTTGGGAGTCGATAGATTCTTAGATATGTGCCGTACCACAGTGAATGTCAGTGGAGACTTAGTAATTGCAGCACTTGTTAATTCAGGGAAAAAAGAAAAATTAGTTGTGTAGTAACCGCTTAATGAAAATCAACTTTACCTGTATCTAAATAATAAAGTGCCGAAGCTATTTTTAATTTTCCGGTACTAATTTTAGCTTCAAGAATCTTTGAGCGCTTTGCAAGATCACGCGCAACTCCTTTTGCATTTATAGAAGCTTCTTCAGCGACATCAGTTTCTGCAGGACCACGTGCCGCGGAGCTGATGCGGGGTTTGATGTCGCCAATTAATTTATCAAGGCTTGGGCTGCCATTACTTTCACCCTCTTTTGCATTAAGAGCTGCCTTGATAGCGCCACAACTTGTATGACCCATTACTAAAATTAATTTTGAACCTAAATTTTCAACTGCAAATTCAACACTTGCGAGTACAGATGAATCTATTGCTTCGCTCGCAACACGAATGGTGAAAATTTCACCTAAGGCTTGATCAAAAACATGTTCAGGTGGAACCCGTGAATCAGAGCATGACAAAACAATTGTGTGGGGGTGTTGACCCTTGGTTAAACGTTTTCGATCATCGGTTGAGTTGCCATCTTTTCTCATTCTATTTTTATAAAATCGAGTGTTCCCACTTTTTAGTAATTCAATGGCAGCGTCTGCGTTTACTGTGTGATTAGATTCATGAGCACTTGCTGTGGCGGCGTAAGCGAAAAAAAGAAAACTCAACAATGTGATGAGGTGTCGAAAATATTCCATGGCATCGCCCCTTAAATTTTTGTTTATAATATAATGGTGACATAAGGTGAACAAATTGTGAAGGGCTGGATAGATTTAGAAATTCAACGCGACGTTGGGCCCGCTGTTTTGTGGTGAATGACTTGAGTGACTTACGATCCCTTCTTTATTTAAAGTGTAAATATTAAAAATATGTCGAATAACGGGCTGAGCGACGTTGCGCACAGGAATACCTCCAGGTGTTACTCCTTTTTCAATTCCTCTGTGTGCGTGTCCATGAAAAACAATATCTGCACCTGCGGCATCAATAGCTTCAGCAAAAAGGTAGCTTCCTAAAAAGGGGTAAATTTCTTTTTTCTCACCAGTAAGTGTTCCAGGAATGGGGGAGTAGTGCATCAGTACGATTTTATAATCTGTCTTCATTGCTAGAAGTGAATCGTGCAGGCCATGAGCCAGGATTTTAGTATGATGTATGAACGCTTTCATTTCTTTTTCACCAAAGTCACTACCGCAAGCCCCCATAAATCCACCACCAAAACCTTTGAGGCCGACAATACCTACGGCAGATTTTTGAACTTCAACGACACAGGTTTTATTTTCAAGAACATTCACATTCGCAGATTCAAGAATTTTACAAACCTCTGGAACTTGATCTGTGTGAAAATCATGGTTTCCTAAAACAGCAAATACAGGCACGGGTGAGTTATGAAGTTCTTTTGCAAGGATGTTTGCTTCTTCTGCATGACCCGTCTGAGTGAGATCACCAGCAAGTAA harbors:
- a CDS encoding carbonic anhydrase, producing the protein MEYFRHLITLLSFLFFAYAATASAHESNHTVNADAAIELLKSGNTRFYKNRMRKDGNSTDDRKRLTKGQHPHTIVLSCSDSRVPPEHVFDQALGEIFTIRVASEAIDSSVLASVEFAVENLGSKLILVMGHTSCGAIKAALNAKEGESNGSPSLDKLIGDIKPRISSAARGPAETDVAEEASINAKGVARDLAKRSKILEAKISTGKLKIASALYYLDTGKVDFH
- a CDS encoding metallophosphoesterase; the protein is MIRIAAAGDIHFDRNSQGKFKPHLENLNQKADLLLLAGDLTQTGHAEEANILAKELHNSPVPVFAVLGNHDFHTDQVPEVCKILESANVNVLENKTCVVEVQKSAVGIVGLKGFGGGFMGACGSDFGEKEMKAFIHHTKILAHGLHDSLLAMKTDYKIVLMHYSPIPGTLTGEKKEIYPFLGSYLFAEAIDAAGADIVFHGHAHRGIEKGVTPGGIPVRNVAQPVIRHIFNIYTLNKEGIVSHSSHSPQNSGPNVALNF